The genomic stretch AGGCCCTCTTTAATACATTAAGAAAAGATGTTCACAGGGGCCAGAAAGACTCGGTCATAGGAACTTAGACCGCCTACGCGCTGGTAAACGAAAACCACCTCGACCGGATCAGAGTAAACAACAATGTCGAATCAGGCCGCCCCTTGCCTTGAAAGAATTCACAGGCGGCCACCAGCtttcaaaaattaaataaataaggGGAGATCTGCTGCTTACTGCTCACGGAAACATCCGACCTATACTATAGTCAAGTCGTCCGCCTATCTTTCTTTCTGATCTCTCTTCCTTCTATTTATCATATTTTTTGCTTTGACCAATTCAAGGTGAAAAAAAATGGGGTTGGCTAAAGCTAAAAAAGGGGAAGAGAGGATAGCTTTGGGGTACGCTCACTTCTGCATTTTTAGGTTATCGAGATTATCAATCGCTCTTTTTAGTGGGGAGGAATAGTGCGTGAATGGCGGTTCTCAGACGAGGGAATCGTTCCTCTCTAAAAAAAAAAGATAGGCTAGAATGAATGCTTCTATCGATAGAGCTTTCACGTCTGCATATAGAATCGTTTTTTTGCCTTTCCATTCCGTTCTTACTATATCATGGGCTGTTGGGTTGGAATCCGTGTGATGGTTCGAGAGTCAAATATTCTTCGCATCCATCTTCGGCCTTGTGTTAGAAATGTCCCGCGGGACTGAGTTAGTGGTCGAGTCGTTTTTGGTAATTGACACCCGTCGCATTAGTTTCAATTCATATGTTACCATTCATAGTGAAGTAGCCCCTTTTTGATGTCTTAGTGCCTTATTCTATCTATCAAAGTCCTTCTTTGTCTATAGCTCGGGTCAGTCCCCCATGGTCTGCTTTGATTTTCTCGAACAGTGCCGGCCCGCATCAGGGACTCTCGTGCGAGCCATACAACGTTCCCAGGCAGGAACTGCTCCTTTCCTTGAGCTCCCTATTTAGTTCCTCCCATCCCAGCCAGGCGTTGATCTCGCAACGGCCCTCCAGCATGTCCTCATATCGCGTCCGTCACCACAGCAGCGCATCCCCAGATAGATACTAGCCATTGTGACTTGGTCGTAAAAAGGGGCACAAACAGAAAGTACTATTCCATATCCCAAAAGTTAGTCTTCGATCCTTAGCATCTCGGGTGCCAACGCTTTGGTTTCGCTTGATTCGAACCATCTCCGTCGAGCCACTGCTTACGGCCTTATGTAGTATGGGGACCTCGCCCCTATTCTCTAAAGCTTGCCACCCCGTGGAAGGTCACACAAGAAGGCTATTCGACCGACAAAACTTAGGAATTAGTGCGTGCTGAAAAATTTACTTTTCTTTCTAAGGGCAGGAGAAAGAATCTTGCATCTATCTCGAGTTGCTCCCTTGAGCGATCTATCCCTGGTTTTGTGACGTCGAGTTTGCTCTATTCTCTTAGCTCGGGCTCCTGCTTAGCTTCGCGCATGATAATGATAGCGGCATTCTTTTTTTGTTTTGGGGAAGGAAGTCGCTCGCTAGTGCACTGCACCTCACCCAAGGTTCACGTCGCTAGGTCAATTCATGCTTCGACGCACTCCCGCCTCGTGTTTTCGACAGAGTGTTGTGCCATACTTCGAGAATGACACGGTTCGGAGGAACTCTAACTCATTTGGGTGAAAACTCCTTCTTCCAATCCCGTAGAGAGGCCCGGAAGAATAACAAGACGATTGACCAATTGAATCATCTTAAATTAAAGACATCATGCCCTAGACGCGAAGGTGAGTAAGAGAGCCGGGTGAATTCTGCGAAGATAGAAGAGCGGACTTCTGAGGAGACTGGAAGCCTATAAATAATAGGAATGGCAAACTGGAACCTCATCCTTCAAAGGTTTGGTGTATATGTGTCCTATTCGTAACGACCCCGACCTTGCGTCATGGAAAGTGGCAAAAAGCCTAAGACTCTACGGGCTAGCCGGGCCTAAAGGAGCTTATAAAATTCCACCTATGTAGTGGCTCGCATTCAACAACTAAGAGTCTTCCTTCTCATCTCCTTATTTTGAATTCCATGATTCTTCATTTCCCACCCTAGCCGCCCTTCCTTAACAAGATGGCTCGGAGCAAGCCAAGCAAAGTCTTACGTTATCTACTATCTTTTTTTTTAGCGCAGAAGGGGGGTAAGCACACAATGAAATAGGTGGAGAGTCACATTTCTTTATAAAGCCCAAAAGCCCGTTTAGCCCTTCGGACTAAGGCGTGACCATAGGATCTCACAGTGTCGGAATGAGTTGAAGACGAGATGTGGTGTCCAGTCGGATAGGGCGAGGCGAGAAGGGGAACAAGGATCAAAACAGGCATGGTGCTTAGGGCGGCCTCTTTCATTTCCTGACGTTGGGTTCATTCGCGAACGAGACAAGTTTAGCTAGGAGCCTCCTTATTGCCCAGCCCCCTTCTTAGTTGCCGAAGTATAGGCCCGCGTGAGATCAAAGTAACCTGCCGTCCGTTCGCTTTGTTTTGGTCTTGACGTGCTTTGAAAAACATAGATATATTATTTGCACTAGAACACTGACGATAGACCCACCGGGAACACATTCACTACTAGGCATTGACATCTTAATGCCTTGCAATCAGGACATTGATCGATCTTTATGCTTCCCAGCAGCTATACAATACGAATCGGCTACCAGTACCTATTAAGTTAAGTTAAGACCGCTCGAGTTCTTGAGACCGGGGAGGGGCACCCCCAGTGCAGGGCCAATTTCAGTGCCGGTTGGAGACCTGGTTCGAGATGCATATCTTGAAAGAGAGCCATCACCTCGCCCAACATCCCTTCCTTTTCAATAGTAAATTCGAGAGCCAAATCCAAAAGCTTAATTAAAAAGCAGTTGATCTTGATCCAATTCCCGATGCATAGGGCGAAATCTGGTTGAAGCCCCCGGTCATTTTTAGTAGTGCTGCTCGCTATAAATATCTTTTTGAGGACAGCTGACGTCAAAAATTGTAGTTAATTATGaatcttcttctcagaaagaccaTCGAAGAAGAGCATATCCACCTTGAAGACCTTCTGGAAAGTCGCCTATGGAAAGAGCATACCCAACCAATATGAGCCTGTCCGAGACTTGCCATTCCCATGGAAGAAAGTTTCCCTGCGTATTGATTCATTACCGACTGAACGGAATATGCTTGCTTCTATTCCCTCCGAGCGATTAACCGTGATTGTATAGCTGTACGGAATCCCCTGGGGAGTTAAGGGATAGGTGAAAGAGGAGGGGGTGGAAGAACTACTTCAAGTCATCCATAAGATTCCATACCTTTCTGGCTATACGGAAGGGCGGAATGGATCATCAGAGGGTGGAAATTAACTCCAATTGGAATACTGGCTTTTCCATAGGGATTGCATGCCCATTTTAGGGATTAATCACTTCACGGGAGAGAACACGAGGGATGAGCGACGATCGGCCTACGTTTTGACTAGTCATCATCGGTTTACCCGCTTGCTGAAACCACCCTCCATAGCCGATTGGATGGTTGGATAGCCACTCAACTCTTCACTATACTTCCTGTATCCCACTCCCCTCTCTATCTCTCTCGACCCATTCACCGGAGTATGTTGGGCTGGAATGCCTCCATTCCCATCTCTTTATGATCTCTGGGCCTTCCCGCTATGAGATATTCCCGGCGCAGaagcatattcatgcataataCTCAAATAATAATTTCCCCTCTCCATATAGGGGTAGGAATCCCTAGAAGAGGATAGAAGGTCATTTTGTCATCAGTGGAAAAGCATGCGTGATAAGGATACTCCTCTATGCGAATGTTCTAGCTTTCAAAGGACGGGGAGGAGGAAGGGAGTTTCGGGAACAAAGCCCCCGGATTTAAAAGTGAAGCCCTACCCTAGTAATATCTTTTCCCTATCTAAGCTATATCAACATAGCCAACTATAAACTAATGCGCTTGTCAATGAATTCTTGGTGTAATACGTAAATGATTGGTGTCAGAATTTTTCACTGATCAGTCTCATCCGTGTAATAATTAGGAATTCCTCTTCCAACTCGTCCCGGAATGGGCGTTATGGCAAAGAACAAGAAGAACACAAAAGGAGGAATTTGTCCAATAGTAACAAATGGTGCCTCCACAGGTTGACATCCGATCCAACCTAGTAGTAAGCGATCCGCCAAAAGCAACCAAAATATTCCTTGGTGAATAGGGCGAAAACTTGAACTACGCACGTACATACTTTTAAAAAAAGGTAAAGCCAACAGACATATAAAAACAGGTGCTATTGCGGCTACACCTCCCGATTTGTCAGGTATACTACGAAGAATGGCATGGATCGGTAGGAAATACCATTCCGGCACAATATGAGGCGGGGTGGGCATCGGATTAGCAGGTATATAATTGTCGGGATGCCCCAAAACATTAGGAGCATAAAAAATCCAAATGGAAAAAAAGATAGCAAAAGCTACCCAACCTACTAGATCCTTTACATAAAATAAGGGTAAAAAGAAATTTGATCCATCTCTGAATGTACACCCAATGGATTATTTGATCCATATTGATGCAATGCGGCCAGATGAAGAAGACTGGCGCCTACTAAAATAAAGGGGAGTAAATGATGAAGACTAAAAAAACGATTTAAGGTGGCATTGTCCACGGAGAAACCACCCCAAAGCCAAGTAACTATGGTATCTCCTACTACAGGTATGGCGCTAGCTAAGCTTGTAATTACTGTAGCTCCCCAAAAGCTCATCTGACCCCAAGGTGGTACGTATCCTGTAAAAGCTGTCACAATCATTAATAGGAAGATTACAACTCCGAGACACCGAACAAATTCCCTAGGACTGCTATAACTCGCATGATATAGACCACGAAAAATATGAAGGTGAACCACAATGAGAAACATACTTGCCCCATTAGCATGCATATAACGGAGCAACCAGCCCCCTTCAACATCTCTCATAACGTGTTCTACGCTGTTGAAAGCTAGATCCACATGAGGTGTGTAATGCATAGCTAAAAAACGCCAGTCACTATCTGAATTACTAAACAAATACCAGCTAACGAACCGAAGCCCCACCAATAACTAAGATTGCTCGGGGTTGGATAATCTATCAAATGTTGATTAAGTGTGGAGGATATAGGTTGTTTTAGAAGAGATAATCGTTGGTTCCTTATAGTCATTTTTTTATCTTTCCTATCGTGACAACTCAGGTTCCCCCACCTTTTTTCGTTCTGGGGCCCTACTTAAAAAGAATAAAGAATCAATTATTTATAGTACCTTTTCTTTCTTCCACCTCCGAAGGATGGAGGGGGTATACAGCGAAAGAAGCGAGCGTCGAAGGGGTCGGGTCATCCTGGGTTACTGAAGAGTCGGACGACTGCTCGGTGACCGAATCTGAGGGGTTTTTACCGCTTTCTCTTCTCCCCAGCACTCTCATCTTACTGCAACAAAGCAAGCTTAGGAATGAATCTAATGGAAATTTAGGTCTCTGTCCGCTTGGAATATTTTTATTTCCTCTTCGGTGAAAGAGGGCAAAGGTGTGTGGGAGAAATAATTCTAAAAGGAGAGAAGATTTCGTCCACCAAGCGGGACAGAGTGCGACCCCTAAGCAATTGGAGGTTCTCGTCCAGGGTCCATATCATCTGAAAACTTTTCCTGTTCGATTAACATAGCTAAATTTGATTTGAATAGGATGACTCAGCGTCAGGAAAAGTCAAGTAAGTCCCCCTTTTGCCTTGAAATAAATTGGTTTCGCTGCGCCCTGAATCAATAAAAAAGCTTTTTTTTTAATTCATCCCATTTTTTTGGGGCGAGGGTCTTTCATTAAAGGGGGGAAAAGAGGGGTGGGGCCGCCTTGCGCAGCTTTAGAAAGGAGACAATTTCATAAAGTAACTCTCTCCAACCTTTTATATCTATCCGGGCGAGATAAAGTCAATATGATATTTGCGTTGGTTTTTCCAACGAAACTAAGCACTTTTTTTTCTTTATCATTCGGAAGGCTCAGTCCCACACTCTGACTTCAATGATGGGAACAACCCCCGCACTCCGGCGCTCCAATGAACAACAGTTCTCCGCCTTACTTTATTTAGAATAGTGGTCGACCCCTCGGGAGTTACATTCGTAACTTAATGTTATGTTCACGTTCACGCGGTGATATTATATCCAAGAGTACTACCCTGTACGTAGTCTATGTCTGGGGAGCATACTTGACAGGAGATAGACACAGGCGGTAGATAGGTCCCCCACTTCGATTCCTGCCCCGTTAGCATCTCCGATCCGAGATAAGGGATTACTCCGTTAGGTCTTTTCGGTCCGGAGCCGGCCGGTAATGGACCTACTTACCTTGCTTGTGGACCAGCTGCGGAGCTAACCCTTGTTTTATGGGTTTGGCGGTTGCTACCAAGACGATTTCTTTATGCCCATCAAAGGACCTCGAGATGCTAATCCACGAAAAACGATACGAGAAATTCGAAAGAACTCATATACGGAACGAGGGCGACCCGTGGAAATACATCGGTTTCTTACTCGTGCAAAGGAACTATTTCTTGGCAACTTGGACAACTTATAACGAAGTTTGTCCCGCATATCACTAGGAAGATCGGAATCTTTACAAAAGGCTTTATAAAGCTTTCGTCTCAATTCATATTTAGCCGCGAGCAATCTGCGTTTGTGATCTCGTATATTTCGCTTCTCCGACATCTCTTACTGAGTTTCTCCCTCATCTTTTTGCAAAAAGCCGCTCCACGGTGGTAAAGTCTCATCTTGTGTGTTGGCCGAAGTTACAATAGTAACATTGAACCCTCGAATATGTTCGAAGATCTCGAAATGATCTTCCAGTTCCGGGGAGAATTCGCAAAACTCCGTTTCCATCGAGAATTGAATGGAGTTTTCCCGTATTTCGACCGGAGAATCTAACAGAGACATTACTGTCGATATTCTGACCGAAAAATTAGACATTCCATGCCCTCGGAGAGTGCTTTGTCGTGCTAGGTCACTGACATATCCTTTGTCTTTTTTTGACCCCAAGAATGGATTGGATCGAAACGACTTTCCTGTCGAACCCCTTTGTGTCTGTATGAATTTCTGACCGCGCGGAATCTCCATAGCCAATTTTccatttattattattaaatcATAGGGTGCCTTAGGTACTAATCTTATTTCACACGATCCAGGAACTTCCATAACGTTGGCGTGATTCAGTTTGAGCAACGGATCCTGACGTGATACATCTTCGTAATGAAAATTGAGTGGAAACATAGTGATTGATTGAGACAAAAAAATTCCCTCCAGACAGAAAGAGAGTCTTTCCTGCACGGAGTAGTGAATAACTATAGAGAGATGTGCTTGGTTGTTGACCAACAGAAAGGATGCATGGGAAAAAGCTATCAGAAATACTCAGATGGATAGAAAAAAGAGGAAAGCAATCCATGAACGCTAAAAAAAAAGGGCCATTCATGGATTCTATTTCTTTGATTATTGCAAATAGGGACTAGCCGACCCACGGTCGGTCAAATCCCTATGAATATATGAAAGCTTCTTCCGGCGATAATTAACTGACTGCCCCATGGTGGCTGTTAAATAGGAGTCGACTCCCCTCTGAATGTCCTCATCTGTTATTTGATTTCCCGGTAAAAGGGACTTTTTCATTTCAATTATAATGGATTCCTGCTTTATTAAGGCATTTCGGTAGCTCACATCTAGGGACTTATCTTCGCGTAATGACTCAATATTACGCAATTCACTGCTAAAATCCCGGACAGCCCGACCCTCCCCTTCTGAAGCTGAAGGACCAGGCTGATCTTGGTTTTCGTGAAATACAGGCAGAGCCCCCTCTGGGGAAGGAGGTTGATTGAACCCCCCAGACATTCCTCCAGATGAAGAGGGGTAGAATTGTGCCACAGCTCTAGCGAGGTCTTCCATGAAGACATAACCTAGTTCCATTATTCCTCGTGAAAGAACAAGACAATAATCtagtaaaaaaaaataaaaggtATTTCCCTCTATTGGGAATTTTCCTAATAAGTGGTAGATTACTAAAAAATGTGAAAACTGAAGTGTCGCGAAAGACTGGGATGGGAAACAAAACGGAATGTACCGGATTTTTAGCACGTGCAACCATCAAACCAGAGACCAAAGCGGGGCTCGACAAAACAGAAAGTATCATGGTACCCTTAGTCCAAAAAGCCTTCCCTGAAATGGAACTTTCATGCTAGTTCTTGCTCCAGCATGAAAGTAAATCTATTACGACCAGCGCGGTTGTTCTTCTTTCCTTTTCTTCTTCCAAGCCTTACATGCACTAAGTTACTGACACTTACGGAATATAAAATCTTACACTGTGCACTGACTATAGTCAACTTCTATTCGCATTGACCGTAGAAAGTTCCTTCCTATCCTATTGCACTGACCAAAGTAGGTCGAGTTGACCTTCCAATGCATTCTTTTCGATCTTGAACTACGATAGACTGAAGACGAAGCCAATTTCGATAAAAGGTGAAGTCGAAGCTACTCATTCAACAGGGACAGCTGGAATCTACGCTAGGATCCAACCTGCGCTGCCAGCTTTCTTCTCTTATTTAATTTTTAGTTACAGGGAAAGATAACTCCTAAATGCAGCCGGGATCTTATATATGATGCCGCTCGCCACAATAGAAAGACTGTTTTCACGAGCTTCTGTAAGCCTATCGCCTATTGGACAAGGCAAGGAAGAAGGAACTCTGATAAAGTAAAAATAAAGGTATTCCCTGGTTCGGTTTACCTGGGCCAGAAAAAGACTAGACACACAAACCGAAAGTCTTCTTTGAATCAAGTTCTCACTTCACTTACCCTCTCGCTACCTTCTcgttgtttttgtttttgttttttttgaCTTGTTGGCTAACGTTGACCGGCTTCGCGGGACCATTTCGGCCTACACAGGGCTAAGCTCTATTGGGCGTAGCTTATTCGATCCAAGCAAACTACTCGAAAAAACGAGAAGAAAGATCGACTCTTTTATCTAAGCAATTTCTTTGTTTAACTTTAAACAGACAGACGGATACGTAGTGGAATAAGGTGCTGCCACTATAGGTTCGAGTAAGCTGACTGGTCTAACCTCAGTCAGATTATAGGTCAATAAGTGAGACAGAGGTTACTGGGGAAAGGCGAGAAAGTAAGTCCATCAAAATAAGTCCATTTACTTCGTAACCTTTACTTGGAAGACTAAACCCGCGCCTTACCTAGGGCTGCAAGTAAGGACTTCACATCCGGATTGGACGCAAACAAGCGCACCAGCTATTTATATAAATTCCCCCTAAATGATCATAGGCCGGTCAGTTCAAAGCTCTAAGAGGGATAAAAACCTCCATATCTTACCACCGCTTTACTCTTTGAGTTGATAGCCAAAGAGATATTATAAATAATTAAGGGAGGGGGACCCACAACGAAGGAAGGGGGATACTACTAATGCTTGCTTCAATCGCTTTCTTTATCTTGTGGTCGACTGCAATTGAAAGATTCGTTCCTGTTTTAGGATTGGGGCGGTGTCCGCCCACTAATGTAAAGATTGGGCGGGGGAGAGGTTATTTCGACAAAAGATAATTTATTTTTGATTGAGTTCCAGGCTTAAGAGCCGAATTAGCCATTGGGATTGGTGTACAGACAAGACTGATTGAGATTTGTAATTAGCTGCAATAAAAGAATACGCTCTTTCGACAGAGAAGTGAACGACTCCGATCTGCAGATAAGAATAAGGATAACCTTGAAAGGAGTCTTCTTAGCTTGAAAGAGGCCTTGAAGGAGTGAAAGAGAGAAGATTGAGTAGCCGGGTGAATATCCTTTGCTATTGAATTTTAAGAAGCTGTGGCTCTTTCAATAAGATCTTGGACTGGGATACTAAGCAAGAGAGCCAAAGGGGCGAAACGAGATATAGATGACTGGATCAGTCTGGCTACAAGACCTTGAAAAGGGAATAAGCCCTGGGACTTCTTTTTTAGTTAGAGCTTTCAATTTATTGGTCAGTCATAGCTGCAGCTATAGCCGATAGACTAGGTCTATAGGGCATGCCCTTGAGATGTAGAAGGACTGGTCTTTTCCTATTTTAGGAAGGTAGAAGGCGCTGCCCTATACGTGCCTGCTCGCTTGAGCGACTCTCAGTCATTGTAAATAGATAGAAAGAGCACGAAAGTATACTGTCTTACTGGATCTGCTCTATGGAAATGGAATTGAAATCCTCTTAGTCCGATTCCTTACGAAGAAAGTCTGACTCTATCTGCTCAATAGCGAAGGGATTTGGGCAAAAGGTGTACGACTTAGTAGGAGAGGTTCTGAAAGAGTGAAGGTAGTACatctttcttttccttttgattGAGATGGACTCCTCTCTACTTCTGGGACGAGGTATGACTGAAATAGGAGAGGTGTCCTTCCTAGGTAAGACCAGACCTGGTTGATTAGTCTGCCTTCTGTGATCCGGGAATGGAAATTGGAAGGCGGTAGTTCAGGGACTGTTTTGGGGGCATTGATCCTAGGTCTTAATCTGTTGTCATCTTGGGGGATTCTTGTGGCATATCATCTTCCATATGTAGGTTTTTCCCAATCCTCATAATGGTCTTTCGATTGTTCCACCAATGCTACTGGAGCACTCTTGATGCCCAAAGTCTTATGGCCGACGGCTCTTAAGGGTTTACACTCACAATGAAAATGAATGCATCCCTTATTCGCCCTGGCTTGGTTAAGCCCAGAAGCGAAAACAAGGAAATCAGTACCGGAGACTCCTCCGATATAGGCAGGCTCTTTAGGGCGATTCTCCTCTTCCTTAGACATAAAATCTAGTTAGACCCACTAGGTAAATAAAGGAA from Lathyrus oleraceus cultivar Zhongwan6 chromosome 7, CAAS_Psat_ZW6_1.0, whole genome shotgun sequence encodes the following:
- the LOC127107517 gene encoding 60S ribosomal protein L5, mitochondrial, which encodes MFPLNFHYEDVSRQDPLLKLNHANVMEVPGSCEIRLVPKAPYDLIIINGKLAMEIPRGQKFIQTQRGSTGKSFRSNPFLGSKKDKGYVSDLARQSTLRGHGMSNFSVRISTVMSLLDSPVEIRENSIQFSMETEFCEFSPELEDHFEIFEHIRGFNVTIVTSANTQDETLPPWSGFLQKDEGETQ
- the LOC127107518 gene encoding ribosomal protein S14, mitochondrial; translated protein: MSEKRNIRDHKRRLLAAKYELRRKLYKAFCKDSDLPSDMRDKLRYKLSKLPRNSSFARVRNRCISTGRPRSVYEFFRISRIVFRGLASRGPLMGIKKSSW